The following coding sequences are from one Streptomyces venezuelae window:
- a CDS encoding ABC transporter permease, translating into MATATASSPVRDTGIGALLRHRAVGKLLLLALAAAILVPIANAKWASGAWPDALTVDLTEPLGKTTDWIIDNRDSHPLFIYFLGHVSNAIVLSVRGVYLVLLAAGWAGVTIGAGLVAWRVAGVRLAVLASSAFAVCGLLGMWVPTMQTLALMIVAVLASVVIGLLLGLAGGLNDRIFRILRPVLDTMQVLPAYAYLLPFALVFGMGVPAAIIATVVYAAPPMARLTALGLRGADGGVMEAVTSLGATGRQRLFSARLPLALKELLLGLNQTIMMALSMAVIASVIGAGGLGDRVYQALSTVDVGQALAAGIPIVLLAVVLDRVTGAAGESSGAHAENTSPLRGWRGWSVAAVATVAVALAARFADRVDWPTGWVVNIAPSVNTAKEWMVDHIYTGVPVVGGTADWAANFTSWFLNPLRDGLQGLPWWSVLLVVAALAWLIGTWQTALTAVAAMAAIGVLGVWDKSLDTLAQVLAGVAVTLILGFAIGIAASRSKRFESMLRPVLDVFQTMPQFVYLIPVVALFGIGRAPAVAAAVVYALPAVVRITTQGLSQVDAAAMESTRSLGATSWQQLRKVQLPLARPALMLALNQGVVLVLAVVVIGGLVGGGALGYDVVFGIAQGDLATGLVAGAAIVCLGLMLDRVTQPTERRVKKGA; encoded by the coding sequence AACGCCAAGTGGGCCTCCGGCGCCTGGCCGGACGCGCTCACCGTCGACCTGACCGAGCCGCTCGGCAAGACGACCGACTGGATCATCGACAACCGCGACAGCCACCCGCTGTTCATCTACTTCCTGGGCCACGTCAGCAACGCCATCGTGCTCTCCGTGCGCGGCGTCTACCTCGTGCTGCTCGCCGCGGGCTGGGCCGGCGTGACCATCGGCGCCGGGCTGGTCGCCTGGCGCGTGGCGGGCGTCAGGCTCGCCGTCCTGGCGTCGTCCGCGTTCGCCGTGTGCGGCCTGCTCGGCATGTGGGTGCCGACCATGCAGACCCTCGCGCTGATGATCGTGGCCGTCCTCGCCTCGGTCGTCATCGGCCTGCTCCTCGGCCTCGCGGGCGGCCTCAACGACCGGATCTTCCGCATCCTGCGGCCGGTCCTCGACACCATGCAGGTGCTGCCCGCCTACGCCTACCTGCTGCCGTTCGCCCTCGTCTTCGGCATGGGCGTCCCCGCCGCCATCATCGCGACCGTCGTCTACGCCGCCCCGCCCATGGCCCGCCTCACCGCGCTCGGTCTGCGCGGCGCCGACGGCGGCGTCATGGAGGCCGTGACCTCGCTCGGCGCGACCGGCAGGCAGCGGCTCTTCTCCGCGCGCCTGCCCCTCGCCCTCAAGGAACTCCTGCTCGGCCTCAACCAGACGATCATGATGGCGCTCTCCATGGCCGTCATCGCCTCGGTGATCGGCGCGGGCGGTCTCGGTGACCGCGTCTACCAGGCGCTCTCCACCGTCGACGTCGGTCAGGCGCTCGCCGCCGGCATCCCGATCGTGCTGCTCGCCGTGGTCCTCGACCGGGTGACCGGCGCGGCCGGTGAGAGCTCGGGCGCGCACGCCGAGAACACGTCGCCGCTGCGCGGCTGGCGCGGCTGGTCGGTCGCCGCCGTCGCGACGGTCGCCGTCGCGCTCGCCGCCCGCTTCGCGGACCGCGTGGACTGGCCGACCGGCTGGGTCGTCAACATCGCCCCGTCCGTCAACACCGCCAAGGAGTGGATGGTCGACCACATCTACACCGGCGTGCCCGTCGTCGGCGGCACCGCGGACTGGGCGGCCAACTTCACCAGCTGGTTCCTGAACCCGCTCAGGGACGGCCTGCAGGGCCTGCCCTGGTGGTCGGTGCTCCTTGTCGTCGCCGCGCTCGCCTGGCTGATCGGCACCTGGCAGACCGCGCTCACCGCCGTCGCCGCGATGGCCGCGATCGGCGTGCTCGGCGTGTGGGACAAGTCCCTCGACACGCTCGCCCAGGTCCTCGCAGGCGTCGCCGTCACGCTGATCCTCGGCTTCGCCATCGGCATCGCGGCGTCCCGCAGCAAGCGGTTCGAAAGCATGCTGCGCCCGGTGCTCGACGTGTTCCAGACGATGCCGCAGTTCGTGTACCTCATCCCGGTCGTCGCCCTCTTCGGCATCGGCCGTGCCCCCGCGGTGGCCGCCGCCGTCGTCTACGCGCTGCCCGCCGTCGTCCGCATCACCACGCAGGGCCTGAGCCAGGTCGACGCCGCCGCGATGGAGTCCACGCGCTCACTCGGCGCCACGAGCTGGCAGCAGCTGCGCAAGGTCCAGCTGCCGCTGGCCCGGCCCGCGCTCATGCTCGCCCTCAACCAGGGCGTCGTCCTGGTCCTCGCCGTCGTCGTCATCGGCGGCCTGGTGGGCGGTGGCGCGCTCGGCTACGACGTCGTCTTCGGCATCGCGCAGGGCGACCTCGCGACCGGTCTGGTGGCCGGTGCCGCCATCGTCTGCCTCGGCCTGATGCTCGACCGGGTCACCCAGCCGACGGAACGCCGCGTCAAGAAGGGAGCGTGA
- a CDS encoding ABC transporter substrate-binding protein, with protein sequence MRVRTRVMSAVTAGGALLALSGCGAADMSKQASPYANAEGAKTVTLSVQSWVGAQADVAVAEYLLKNELDYRVDKVQIDEVPAWDALSQGRVDAIMEDWGHPDQEQRYVKDKKTIVPGGDVGVTGHIGWYVPTYFAKKHPDVTDWRNLNKYADRFKTSESGSKGQLMDGSPSYVTNDKALVQNLGLDYQVVFAGSEAAQITQIEQFAKQKKPFLTYWYKPQWLFEKVPMTEVKLPEYKEGCDADPAKIKCAYPHTPLQKYFNADFAKNGGKAAEFLKNFKWSEEDQNEVSLMIADKKMSPDDAAKAWIDKNESKWKAWLPK encoded by the coding sequence ATGCGAGTTCGTACGCGTGTCATGAGTGCCGTCACGGCCGGCGGCGCGCTCCTCGCGCTCTCCGGCTGCGGCGCCGCCGACATGAGCAAGCAGGCGTCGCCGTACGCGAACGCCGAGGGAGCCAAGACGGTGACCCTCTCGGTCCAGTCGTGGGTCGGCGCGCAGGCGGACGTCGCCGTCGCCGAGTACCTGCTCAAGAACGAGCTGGACTACCGCGTCGACAAGGTCCAGATCGACGAGGTCCCGGCCTGGGACGCCCTGAGCCAGGGCCGCGTCGACGCGATCATGGAGGACTGGGGCCACCCCGACCAGGAACAGCGGTACGTCAAGGACAAGAAGACGATCGTGCCCGGCGGCGACGTCGGCGTGACCGGGCACATCGGCTGGTACGTCCCCACGTACTTCGCGAAGAAGCACCCGGACGTCACCGACTGGCGGAACCTCAACAAGTACGCCGACCGGTTCAAGACGTCCGAGAGCGGCAGCAAGGGCCAGCTCATGGACGGCTCCCCGTCGTACGTGACGAACGACAAGGCGCTCGTGCAGAACCTCGGCCTGGACTACCAGGTCGTCTTCGCGGGCTCCGAGGCGGCACAGATCACGCAGATCGAGCAGTTCGCCAAGCAGAAGAAGCCGTTCCTCACGTACTGGTACAAGCCGCAGTGGCTCTTCGAGAAGGTGCCGATGACGGAGGTGAAGCTGCCCGAGTACAAGGAGGGCTGCGACGCCGACCCGGCGAAGATCAAGTGCGCCTACCCGCACACGCCGCTGCAGAAGTACTTCAACGCGGACTTCGCGAAGAACGGCGGCAAGGCCGCGGAGTTCCTGAAGAACTTCAAGTGGTCGGAGGAGGACCAGAACGAGGTCTCCCTGATGATCGCCGACAAGAAGATGTCGCCGGACGACGCGGCGAAGGCGTGGATCGACAAGAACGAGTCGAAGTGGAAGGCGTGGCTGCCCAAGTAG
- a CDS encoding isocitrate lyase/phosphoenolpyruvate mutase family protein — MVTPSAAALRALHHGRSPGDPLVLPGPWDAASARVFEEAGYEALATPSAGIALSLGYEDGQVPPKLMFEAVARITRAVGVPVTMDAETGYGLTAEELVDRVLEAGAVGCNLEDSYEGKGSTGVLRDPHEQADWLARVREAAGDRLVINARVDTFVRGVADPERAIERARLYVASGADCVYPILAPPEAIPALRAGIEGPVNALAMPDGPSPRELGELGATRVTFGPGLLRRTMAALREIGDGLRRA, encoded by the coding sequence ATGGTGACCCCTTCCGCCGCCGCGCTGCGCGCCCTGCACCACGGCCGCTCGCCCGGCGACCCACTGGTCCTGCCCGGACCGTGGGACGCCGCGAGCGCCCGCGTCTTCGAGGAGGCGGGGTACGAGGCGCTCGCCACGCCCAGCGCCGGCATCGCGCTCTCCCTCGGGTACGAGGACGGGCAGGTGCCGCCGAAGCTGATGTTCGAGGCGGTGGCCCGGATCACCCGGGCCGTCGGCGTGCCCGTGACGATGGACGCCGAGACCGGCTACGGCCTCACGGCCGAGGAGCTGGTCGACCGTGTCCTCGAAGCGGGCGCCGTCGGCTGCAACCTGGAGGACTCGTACGAGGGCAAGGGCTCCACGGGTGTCCTCAGGGACCCGCACGAGCAGGCCGACTGGCTGGCGCGGGTGCGGGAGGCGGCGGGCGACCGGCTGGTGATCAACGCGCGTGTCGACACGTTCGTCCGCGGGGTCGCCGACCCGGAGCGGGCGATCGAGCGGGCCCGCCTCTATGTGGCGTCGGGCGCGGACTGCGTCTACCCGATCCTCGCGCCACCCGAGGCGATCCCCGCCCTGCGCGCGGGCATCGAGGGGCCGGTCAACGCGCTGGCGATGCCGGACGGGCCCTCCCCGCGCGAGCTGGGCGAACTCGGCGCCACCCGCGTCACGTTCGGGCCCGGTCTGCTGCGCCGCACCATGGCGGCGCTGCGGGAGATCGGCGACGGACTGCGCCGGGCGTGA
- a CDS encoding carboxymuconolactone decarboxylase family protein: MSALGAAAKKGLGDPVLAELVMMRASQINACAFCLDMHVDIALEHGETPKRIALLNAWEEAGALFSERERAALALTEAVTVLTEGFVPDATYAKAAEHFTVGELAHLLGVITVINSWNRLMVSRRIAPGGPAW, translated from the coding sequence ATGAGCGCGCTGGGCGCCGCCGCGAAGAAGGGCCTCGGCGACCCCGTCCTCGCCGAACTCGTCATGATGCGGGCCTCACAGATCAATGCCTGCGCCTTCTGTCTCGACATGCACGTGGACATCGCCCTGGAGCACGGCGAGACCCCGAAGCGCATCGCCCTCCTGAACGCCTGGGAAGAGGCGGGCGCGCTGTTCAGCGAGCGCGAACGCGCCGCCCTCGCGCTCACCGAGGCCGTCACCGTCCTCACCGAGGGCTTCGTGCCCGACGCCACGTACGCGAAGGCCGCCGAGCACTTCACCGTAGGTGAACTCGCCCATCTCCTCGGCGTGATCACCGTCATCAACAGCTGGAACCGGCTGATGGTCAGCCGCCGCATCGCGCCCGGAGGCCCGGCATGGTGA
- a CDS encoding carboxymuconolactone decarboxylase family protein, which translates to MSTSSEPHVHEHTPRLAWAQHAPEVFKAMIKLDAAARKGLDPVIYELVKIRASQINRCALCLDMHSKDALAAGESVERIIQLSAWEESQHFYTAKEIAAIELTEAITVLTDGFVPDEVYAKAAAHFDEAELTQLIAAITVINAWNRFGVSTRQVPGHYKAEGAK; encoded by the coding sequence ATGAGTACTTCCTCCGAACCCCACGTCCACGAGCACACCCCCCGCCTCGCCTGGGCCCAGCACGCCCCCGAGGTCTTCAAGGCCATGATCAAGCTCGACGCGGCCGCCCGTAAGGGCCTCGACCCGGTGATCTACGAGCTCGTCAAGATCCGCGCCTCGCAGATCAACCGCTGCGCGCTCTGCCTCGACATGCACTCCAAGGACGCCCTGGCGGCGGGTGAGAGCGTCGAGCGGATCATCCAGCTCAGCGCCTGGGAGGAGTCGCAGCACTTCTACACGGCGAAGGAGATCGCCGCGATCGAGCTGACCGAGGCCATCACGGTCCTGACCGACGGTTTCGTGCCCGACGAGGTGTACGCGAAGGCCGCCGCGCACTTCGACGAGGCGGAGCTGACCCAGCTCATCGCCGCGATCACCGTCATCAACGCGTGGAACCGCTTCGGCGTCAGCACGCGCCAGGTGCCGGGGCACTACAAGGCCGAGGGCGCCAAGTGA